The following nucleotide sequence is from Penicillium digitatum chromosome 5, complete sequence.
CGGTGCTGCGACTCGAACCACGGAGACAATTTGGTGCACCACATGGCGGCCTTGCGAGGCGAATAACACAAGTATTGTGAACAGCAGGCCGATGAGAGACCATGGGCTCAGCCATTTCAGAAAGGTATCATCGTACCACTTGGCAGAAATTCGTCGGAGCACGAAACGCGTGACGATCGCGGCTCCCAAGGGTATTCCGAGAAACACCGCAACGCTTTTGGCAGCTGTTGAATATTCGAATGTCACTGGATCACCACTGATGACGCTGATGAAGAACACCCCCAATGGAGCGAAAAGAACTATCTGCAGCACTGAGTTGAGAGCGACGAGGATGGCACAATATTCGTTGTCGCCTCCGGCTAGCCCTGTCCAAACAAGCACCTGATAGAAGCTAGGTCAGCGCCATCTATTTTTCAAGGACCGATTGCTGAGGGGTTGAGGCTTACCATAGCAATACAGCGTGCCAATCCAACAAGAATCAGTCCCTGTCGTAATTCTGGCTCGTCGGGCAAAAACACCCAAGCCAAGGCCAACTATTGAAGGCCAAGTCAGTGGTAACTCCGTGGCATGGAAGTGTTGGGGCCACAAACCATAAGAAATGGGGCAACTATCCAATTCAGAAGAACGCTGAAGGCCATCTGGACCCAAATTTCTTTTGCACGGAAAACATGATGCAGAGATTCGAACCGGATCTTGCACAGGATGGGGAACATCATAACTAAAAGGCCCACGGCTGGAGATTTAAATTCAGTCAGCAAATACTGTGAAAGTCTGGGGCCTGCTTGCTTGTACCAATAGGAATAGAGACCCCCACAAAGTTCCCCCTTTGTAGAGCTGGACCTGTGGTTGGGACAAAGTTGCCCAGGATGATCCCAACTGCCATGGCAAGAAAGATCCATATTGCCAGAAACCGGTCAAGAAGACCGAGACTCGAGAACATGGATTCTTTTCTAAGTGGCCTATCTGAGGAAGAGGTCTCACTTTGCTTTTCAATGTCGCATGTTTTTGTTTGCCCGTTAGGAGGATTGGAGGATGTATGCAAACATGCCCGTTGTTGTGTTGAAGCCATGGCGAATAATCAAGCCGATTCAGGGAAAGCCTTATTAAAAGATGGTTGTTGGAATGCAGGCGAAGGTTACTCGACAGCAGGGGTTTGAACTCTTATATTCGTCCAGAGCCATGAATATTTGCATAGATCTAGATGGAAATCTGGATGGGAATGAAATGTCACTGGCGGGTGCTGATTGGCTGAAGAGGTTCAACTCTAGAAATTGTCTCAGCCAATCAGAATGCGGGAGTGACATTCCTCTTACGCAGAGGCGGTCTTC
It contains:
- a CDS encoding Arsenite efflux transporter (ArsB), putative, with the translated sequence MMFPILCKIRFESLHHVFRAKEIWVQMAFSVLLNWIVAPFLMLALAWVFLPDEPELRQGLILVGLARCIAMVLVWTGLAGGDNEYCAILVALNSVLQIVLFAPLGVFFISVISGDPVTFEYSTAAKSVAVFLGIPLGAAIVTRFVLRRISAKWYDDTFLKWLSPWSLIGLLFTILVLFASQGRHVVHQIVSVVRVAAPLIVYFLIIFFATLLVAYKLGFGYKLAAVQSFTAASNNFELAIAVAVAMFGADSNQALAATVGPLIEVPVLLGLVYAVKLIARRISWKD